The region TAAATACCTATGTAAGCATGCATTTCAAAATCGAGCAAAGCAACTACAAAGTGAAATAAAATGTTTAGATATATTTGCTTCCTTCTTCTTTCTTTGTGTATTCTTTTTTAAGTCCTTGTATCTAAGGAATAGGTCCATGTACATAGCTTCCCGTCCTCCTCAATGGGTAGTAAGAGCATCAAAGTCATGAGTCAGGGTATCAACACGAGATTTGTTATAGTCAATCACATCAACTCCGTAATGTTGTTTTAGGAATTCAAAGGCAATTTGGGCAACAATCTCTTTAGCTTCTTCAATACTATTATAACTTATAGCACACATCTCAGATACAATAGGGCCAGCTGTAGAAACACTATAGGAGAACACCACCGCGGCTTGCCATACACAAGAACCACACTGCTGGACCATTTTATACTGGTGCTTCTCTAGATTAAGCAACTTCAGTATTTGAGTTAGCAAGCTATCGTATGTTATTATGAGTTGAGGCATCTAGATAAAAAAAGTCACAAAACTTAGATATTTTTTTGTGAactattttaaaacatttagctACTTCACAATATATGCTTAGCACTAATGCAATTTTGTGAAAATGATGTAAGTTGTTTAAACACACGAAAAGTTTCATGCTTGTATTGGTGATTCACACAATCATGTAGTGCACAGTCATAACATATGCAGAATAAACTTAGAATATGAAGGTAAATTATAGAGTTAAAGATGTTAACCTTCTTTAGCAACAGTTTTGTCTGATCCAAACTTTATTcctaaaaaatggaaattttacaaaaaagtCAGTAATTAAGACTTAGAAAAATGGAAAATGGATGAACAAAGAAGATTTGATTAACTTACTGATGTGTTATgctttttttttccttatgtTTACCTGTGATTGGAAAAACAAAAGGTTAATAGTCTGAAAATAAAGGACAGAAAACTAAGAATTACTTTGACTAAAAAAAACAGAGGATGAGATACATTTATAGCTGCTGGGAAGAAAGTTAAATGCGTCTGCCTGCAGTTACATCAAAAAAGATGTAAATagacaaacaaaaataatgtttgtataaagaaattttatcttttctaaATGTGAAAACTTACCCAAAGTGATTGCACAGAATAAATTTGTCTCAGCAACAACACTTATTTATACTACTTTTGCAGGGTCAATCAGTAAATTCACAGCCATAAGAAGTGGCTGTGAAGGGATGAACATGTCCTGAAAATTGGGAGGGCAGCACCAATAAGAAGCAACCATGTGTTCATTTAAAGGTTATCCATTTCGTACACCGAAGACTTGAAGTCAATAACTCTTTATTGCCATGTCAGCCTGTGAAGAGCCATACCAATTACTGTTTCCTTGCCAAATCAGTCATGTGAAAAGCCATACTTCAAATAGTTGGCTATTTCCCCAAATTAAGGTCTGAGCCGAGCTAGAACAATGGAAGAGGTGCATATACAATGCACTAAATTCAGCCAGACAGGTCAGCACCAACTCTCATATATTTATGACTATATTACTTTTTCTACATTCTTCTCATCTTTTTATGTGACATTTTACTTTAAATTAACTGCAAGTTTCTGGAATGTTTCTGgcaaattaacaaataattttatttaaagaaaattcaGAAACAGGTcttctaaaattaataattcaaattagAAAACAGATTAgagaaatattaaaaatcaataatataattattattcagtaaattcatatatgtttttttttgatgaaatttttaaatgttttttatcataaattaaAAGTTGTACTAATAAACTACATCCATGATAAATGCCTATAATTGTATTCAATGCTTACATGATCTAATGATGATTTGTTGAAGATTATGTTAAAATTCTGTCTGCACATGGCTCCAAACTAAGGAAAAGTCCTTAAGGGACTGTGAAACTTACAGATTATCTAAAAACCCTAACTGCATGATgtccaaaaaagaaaaacaggAAGGGCTATTAGGGGAAGTGAAAATTACTGTTCAATGTACAATGCTTTTTACTTCTcctttatatgttttatatagatGAGAGTTTGTGAGTGTTTGtgagtattttaattaaaagggcCTACCATCTTCCAACAAAGTGGTGTCAGAGCCATAATAGCGAAATGACAATAAGAGggaattctttttcttttcaataccCACAACTCACTAATACCAATTATGAGAATTGCTCAAATATAATGAAAGCTCTTCTTGGTTCACAAGGTGTGTGGGATATTGTTGAAAATGGTTTTGAGCCGGCCGAAGATGAGGTGGCATTAAATCAAGTTCAAAGACACACTTTgaagaaagagagaaagaaagatCAAAGTGCTCTTACAATCATTCATCATGGTTTGGATgataatatattcaaaaaggCGGCAATTAATACTACTTCGATGCAGGCTTGGGAAACTCTTAAAAACTCTGTCATGTGAGTTGAGATAGTAAAGAAAGTTCGGCTTCAAACTCTAAGGGCTGAGTTTGATCACTCTTTATGAAAGAGAGTTAAACCATATCAGCTTATACCACAAGAGTGTTGGTGGTAATTGTTGACTTAAGTATATGTGAACACACTTTAGTGTGAAAAATTCATTGAATTCTCACATTGATAAGGAGTGTGACTTATCATGAATTTATATGGAGTGGTTTACTCATTTGGATTTGTGCACAAGGGATACCCAGTTTTATGAATAGGTTAGGAGTTAAATTTTTACTGATTTACCACACACACGCGCGTCGTCGGTCTGGCCTGCCTAGTCTGGATTGGGTTGGTTCGAGCGctaaattttttataacgtttttattttaatttttgcaacaAAATACTATCCCTTTATTAGCTCCTTCTTATTTAATTTCGTTTgactaattatatttaataaaaataaatttcgtattttttgcttttaatGCTTTATCTTGctttcctataaatagaggttccCCTCTCATTTGTATTCTATAATGAAATACAGAGCTCATTCTTAAGTAAAGAAAACACATCTACTGTGTTGTAAAATTCGTTCTGGAGCAATAAGAATAAGTGTAATCGAGTTGTAATCATAGTGCAGTGGTGGCAGTACCGTTCAACTGTTTTATCTTAGGGACGACGTGGTTGATCATCATATTTGCATCTTCGAGCTGAGCCGcaaaacgtctaaaagagagcgacctagtctgCGACTCAGTCTTTTCAGAATTCAAAGTTTCAAACAACAATTTTTTAAACAGTAATTAATCAAATGAAAAGACTTGGAGAAAGAATAGAAGATGTTCGTGTAGTTGAGAATCATGTTGTGGTTTCCATTGAAGAATCAAAAAATACGGAGACCGTGACAATTGATCAATTGTGTGGATCTTTGTGTGCCCGTGAAGAAAGAATGAATTGTGGAAAACAAGAACATTTTAGTCATACCTTGATAACAAAATTCTTTAGCAAATCAAGAGGTGATTCTTCTACTAGAGGTGGTCGTGGACTACTCCGTGAAAGAGGTCGTGGTCGTGGATATGGACGTGGTCAAGGAAGAGGTGAACACAACTCTttcaatgaaaataaaaatcaaaattttcatagaGGCCGTGGCAGAGGAAGAAGCAATTTTGGGGTGTACGAGAggaaaaaatgataaaactagAGTGCAGTGTTACTCTTGTAGCAAGTATGGCCATTATTCCTGGGAATGCCAAAATGAAGCAGTAGTTTAAGAGACAAAGCTTGTAGAACGCCAAGAGCATGAAGTCAAGCTTATTTTTTTCTAGCAAGGAAGAAACCATTACTCACAAGAGTGCTTGGTATCTTAATAATGGTGTCAATAATCATATGACTGGAGATAAAAGCAAGTTTGTGGAACTCAATACTAAAGTTCGTGACAATGTACGATTTGACGATGATACAAGGGTGGAAATTCATGGCAAAGGTATAGTTTTGTTTGAGACAAAAAAACAACGGTCATAAACTTCTCCAAGATGTTTGTTGTATTCccaagttgaaaaaaaaaacaatattttgagTATTGGCCATCTTTTAGAAATTGGTTGTAAAATTAATATGGAAGGGCGTACTTTATGGCTTAAAGACCATAATATTAAGATTATTGCCAAACTGGCGATATAAAAAGAATAGAATGCTCATTCTAGATATGAAAGCGGGTGAAGCTGTGTTTGAAAACTTGTATGGAAGATACATCATGGATTTGGTATATGAGATTCGggcatttgaattttgaaaatggTGAAGAATATTTCAGCTATTGATCATCCGGGACAGTTATGTGAAGCATGTTTACTTGGAAAGCATTCAAGAAAGAGCTTTCCAAAGAAATCCCTCTCCAAAGCTACCAAACCACTCCAGCTAATTCATTCAGATGTTTGTGGTCCAATTAGTCCTCAATTTCTTGGTAAAAATTCTTATTTTGTGTTATTCATTGATGATTATACTCGAAagacttggatttatttcttaaaaaataaatctaatgCTTTCgattcttttaagaaatttaaagcTCTTGTTGAGAAAGAGGgtggttacaaaataaaatctttGAGAACTGATAGAGGAGGAGAGTTTActtctaataaatttaaaagttcctGTGAGTTGCATGGAATTCGGAGGTTCTTGACCGTTCCATGATCACCCCAACAAAATGGAGTTGTAGAGAGGAATAATGGAACGATTCTAAATATGGCGAGATCAATGCTGAAGAGTAAAAATATGCCATAAGAGTTTTGGGCTGAAGCAGTTACATGTGTTGTGTATCTTTCAAATCGGTGTCCAACTAAGAGTTTGAAAGATGTGATCCCTCAAGAAGCGTGGAGTAAACAGAAGCCAAGTGTGTCCCATTTGCGAGATTTTGGATCTGTTGCTTATGTGCATGTTCTAAAGCAAACACAGGTCCAAGCTGAATGATATAATTGAGAAGTTTGTTTTCATTGGTTATGATGAGAATTCAAAAGGTTATAGATTGTTCAATCCTGATAATGGAAAGATAGTGACTAGCTGAGATGTCGagtttaatgaaaaataattgtGAGAATGGAGTTCACAAAAAGAAGGATCATATAATTTCCTAACTTACTTTGAAGATGAAGAACCAATAGTTCATGAAGCTGAAATCATACCACCAGCTTCACCAGCTCTTTCATCCCAGACATCAACATCAAAATCACCTTCATCAAGTTCAAATGACAGGCCAAGGAGATATTGAAATCTTGAAGACATTTATAATGAAACTGAAAGGTTAGATGACATGAACTTATTATATTTTCTTGATGATGTTGAACCTTTAAGTTTTGAAGAAGCTAGCAAAGATGAGAGGTGGACTCAAGCCATGAATAAAGAGATCCAGTCCATTCAAAAGAATGATACTTGAAAACTTGTTTCTAATCCAAGCAGTCATCAACTAATTGCAGTCAAATGAGTGTATAAAGTCAAGAAGAATGCTAAAGGTGATGTAGAGAGGTACAAGGCTAGACTTGTGGAAAAAGGGTACAAGCTGAGACAGAGCATGGACTATGAAGAGGTTTTTTCTCCTATTGCTCGCATGGAGACTATTAGATTATCAATTTCACTTGCAACACAAAATTATTGGCAGATTCACCAGTTGGATGTCAAGTCAGCATTTCTAAATGGGTTTCTTGAAGAGAAAGTTTTTATAGAATAACCCGAGGGGTATGTTGTTGAAGGCGATGAAAACACAGTACTAAGACTTAACAAATCTTTGTATGGGCTCAAACAAGCACCAAGAGCGTGGAATAGTCGAATTGATAAGTATTTTCAAAGGAATGGCTTCCGCAGATGCATGCATGAATATGCTCTTTATGTGAAAGAGCAAGATGGAGATTTGTTGTTTGTCTGTATCTATGTAGATGATCTAATATGTTCAATGACTTTAAGAAGGCGATGGAACGCGAATTTGAGATGAGTGATATGGGACTCATGTCCTATTATTTGGGGATCGAAGTATAGCAAATGGAAGATGGTGTTTTCATATCACAAGAGTGCTATGCAAAAGATATACTCAAGAAATTCAATATGTCAAACTGCAAGCCTGTCAGCACCCCTATGGAGATTGGAGTAAAACTTTCAAAAGTGGAAGAAGATGCTGGGAGAATAGATTCAACTTTGTTCAAAAGTCTCGTTGGAAGTTTGAGATACTTAACGTGCACGAGACCAGACATCTTGTTTGCGGTTGGACTAGTAAGTTGGTTTATGGAGAAACCCACAACTTCTCATATGAAAGCAGACAAGAGAATTTTACGATACTTAACAGGTACCCTTGATTATGAAATCTTTTATTCAGCGTCTGATGATTTCAAGTTTATTGGTTATTGTGATAGTGATTTTGCAAGAGACATTGACGATAGAAAAATCACTAGTGGTTTTATGTTCTCGATGGGAAATAGTGAAATTTCTTGGTGTTCGAAGAAGCAACCAATTGTGGCACTTTCATCATGTGAATCTGAGTATGTCGCAGCTACTTCATGTGCGTGTCATGCAATTTGGTTATGAAGGTTACTGAAAGAACTTCACTTAAAGCAAGGAGAAGCAACCAAGATTATGATAGACAACAAGTCTGCTCAAGCACTAGCAAGAAATCAGTGTTTCATGACCGAAGCAAGCATATCGATACAAGGTATCATTTTATCTGTGAGTGTATTGCAAATAAAGAAATTGTATTGGAGTATGTGAAAACTGATGATCAGGTTGCTGATATTTTCACAAAGCCTTTGAAGTATGACAGTTTTCAGAAGCTGAGAATGATGCTTGAAATTACAAGAGGTTCAAGTTTACAGGGGGATGTTATATATTAAACTTGAAATAGCTTTAACTAAGAAACGTAATTACTTAAAGTTGGTGTAATTTAGCATGAGTTAATAGTGTTAACTTTTCTTAGTTGAATTAATACATATGAAGTTACATGCATTTaacttaaaagtttatgttaagtcattaagttaaaaaataaataagttggTACACGTTCTATTTACAAATTAGTATAAATACCTATATAAGCATGCATTTCAAAATCAAGCAAAGCAATTACaaagtgaaataaaaaatgtaaatatattttcttccttcttctttctTTGTGTATGAGAGTTTAGGAGTGTTTGtgagtattttaattaaaagggcATACCATCTTCCAACAAACCTAATTGTTTGGACCGTTGACcatatttttcagttttggttttCGGTTTCGATTTGCTTATTCAGTTTGGTCATTTTTTCTCACCCTTAGGAATAACATCGTAATTCTAGAATTTGACTCTAGACTCTGACCAACCACATCATCACATAACATTTATACTCTTATTCTCTTTTCATGCTTTGCTAATCGATTATTAAATCTAGTTCCGTTTTCAAAACTCTTTCTCGAAATCATTTCATATTCATTTCAAAACTCTTTTCATAACCTCGTTTGCTGAATTCGTAAGCTCTATCCTCGACGTTTAAAATtctcgttttttttttcatttcgtCGACCGAATTCAATAACTCAAGGCCTCACGTAAAATTCAACATCGTCATCCGTCGGTCGAGGTCACACCTTTCAAGCCTGGTGATCGACATTTCAAATATCGTAATCGATTTATAAGACTTTCAGCACCTGTTTTTATAAATGTTGAccgaaaatgatatttttaacaTTATAGAACTTAATCGATAATTTCAAGTTAACATTGGACATCTTAGGTTATGTCCATGTATAATATACCCTTATGTCACGTATGGTAGCTTATAAGTTTATGCATAACATTAGGTTAGCATTACGTTAACTTTGGCAAAACTTCATTGCCGACGTAAAAATCGTTGATACGAATCTCGCAATTCCACTAAATCTCCAATGTATATCATTTCAGCATATGTATCGCATCCTATCTAAATACTCTTTCTAATATTACTCCTATCATTAACGTATCTAAATGTTAACTCACGTTTCGTTGAAATCAGAGGATCGTCAACGTTTTCGTCGAAAATCGTCAATTTACAAAACATTGCAACATCGACACTAATTCttcatataataatttttatatcatAAACATCATCACAGCTCTTATACCTACCAATATATCAATTTCATggttaaaattctaaattactGTTTTATCCAAAGTTAGGGTCTCGACATTCAATTCGACAAAAACTCAACAATCAATGATTATAAGTCGTAACAATTACCTTAGAGATGTTCACGACCCTCCCTGACATGATCAAAACACACAACTTTAAACAAAACGCCAAGAACTTTGACATTCGTGCGAAGAACTTTGTCGGAATGATGAACATTTCTTTGATTCTTGCTCCTTGTATATGGATTTTAATTATATACTTGATTTCCATGAAGCTTTTATAGTGTTTGGGTTTTGAATGGTTTTTGAGGTCGAATATAAGTTTATAAGCTCTCAAGGTCGAGTTTAAATGGATAAATGACAAGCTAAGCTCGTTCTAGGCGTCTATTTATAGGTCTTATGACTGACCTAATTAGGCTAGggttctttttcaaaaaaaataaaaaaaatttaggttaGGGTGTTGCCTTGGCACACCATTTTGTGTGTATTTTGCAAAGAGTGTTCTTTTTCACACTTGAAGTGTGCGTCCATACACTTTGTTTACACATCGCTCCGGTCAGTTTTCAGATCTACCTCTCAAGAAGCTCTCTTTCAATTATTCAAATCCAATGGTTAAATAAAGAGAGAGTGTCGTTTTACCAAATCGTGTCAGCTTTCGGAACGCATTTGAACTCTATTGCAAACAACTCTAGAAAATGAATTGAGACGGtcttgataaatttatatagtCACTGTAGCATCTCATCTGCACATCATTCCACATCCATTTTCCTTTAAGAAATATACAGAATTTAATTCCGAACAACgactaaattaattatttaactaattgTAATCACAATTTGCTTTAATACCTCAATCAATGTATAGAGATTTGATTCCGATACAAACCCTCATATGCATTCTTATCGTGTAGTAATAGAATTTGGAGAAGaagattaaaaaagaaaaaatagagaaattcTCGTTAAATGATAAAGTTGTAGAGTACAAATATTTGTTGACTGAGTGACTGACACGTGTCACTTGTCTATTTGTTATGAGTAACGGATATAAACTATCTGTTGTAACTAACTTACAACAGATTTTAACTACCTCCTACACTAATTGCTAACAAACTTTAATTACATTAATTCCataagcgctccccctccccaattatcaaaaaaaaaattaactttcaattttttctttgatCTTTCCTGAGCTTAATACTGCTCTAATATGTAGTCTTCAATCAGCAACTGAATTCATTTGGATTCTAAGCTGAGCAATCAAGCAGCAGAGAACTCAAGAAGCAATGGAAACTTGAGCTTGAAGATACTGCAAATATCCATAAGATGTTATAtcttatattaaattgattacAAGACACTTTTGATGTTCAATAATAATTttctatattaaaaattaataatataaatcttATTTTAGTTACCATTTTAGGCAAATTgattttattcataattttgataattttgtgAAATATATTGCATAAAAATTAGACAATAGTGATCCgtcaattcaaaaaattaagataCTTATATTTAAATCTCATTCCAActataaagttataaaattgatgaattAAACTGTTTTGTTTTTCTAGAAATATATaggtaaaatgattaaaattataaataaaaaatcgttTTACATAAAATGTAGCAGGTGAAGGAGCATTACATGCATTAAGCTACTAAAACATAGTTAAATATTGTCATGTTCGCTTAAGATCTATGGAAATTAATACTCCGTAAATTAGTGCAACATGAACATGTGAAAAGAGTATATTTGGTAGTGTTTGTGTTTTTTCTGTTCCCAATTAAATTATTGTCAACTCTTGACCAATAAATTAGGATTAATACAATATGTATTTTGTCCTTGGAACAATACAATACATACTTTGaatgtaaaagtttaaatttggcaaaaaaaaaaaacaaacgtttacgatttactataatttaaacaaaatttttaatttttacaataacagtcaaattgtttttttttttacaataaataatagccaaattgcactttttatgtgagatcttttgagtttttttgcTACTTCTTTTgacttttagtatattattatatatcaaatatagTAATAGtccaatattttaattgaaaacaacaagtttggCTATCAACTGGActattattgcaacaacaaaatgcaatttggctattattacaaaaatttaaaagtttggtttaaattgcaataagttgtaaaaatttggatttttttaccattaagtTAAAAGTTTATTCCGTTTCAAGAATGTATGCATAGAAGACTTTTGGTTTTCCCTATATATGCGTTTAAGATAAATGTGATTAATTTCTACGAGTCAAATATATTAGGAGTTACTgcattttcaaattatttttagaaaatattgaACTTCAactttatctttaaaattaggggtgagcattaaacggtcaaaaccgaataaccgaaccgaaccgaattaatcaaaccgaaatataatttgaaaatatggtTCGGTTACGgtccgaatttttaaaattttgactattcggttcggtttaccgtttttacaaaaaaataaccgtaataaccgaaccgaccgtatttaaaaattacgttgttttaaactttcatatactcacatttatatattaaacttgtctaattttatagttttataataaaaaacgataaatatagatttaatttaaagcacatgtactctctaggttaaatttttccattttttttatttattttttaaaaaactggttttttttctttcaaaaaaccatacaaaaaatatttcggtttttgaccgaaccgaaccgaaccgtaatatttcggtttggttaatacggttttgatataatttgattaatacggttcggtgaccgaaatttttaaaaaaccgaacggttttgaatttttgggcGGTTTaatgaccgaaccgaccgttgctcacccctatttaaaattatcaaattttagttttgttttataattttttttttctgatttgttttgattatatgGCTATCtgaattaagaaaatatatCATATTGAAATATTCTGGCAACtattatcaaatttaatattttagttaaaaattgAATACTAGTGACATATAATTGGTGAAATACTTAATTTTGATGGCCACATCAATCAAATTAGGTTGAAACTAcctttttgaaaaaaagaattaaaatttaatgacaTGAACGATTAATAAAAACTCCAAAAAATCTCTAGTCggccaatttttttatataactgaAAAGAGAGTTTTTTAATgggttaaaagaaaaaagagttaaaatttcactttaaaCCGATCCTTATTATAgtgaaaaattagaaaattttgataaaaaaaaagaactctAACCTCCTTCCCATTTCTCtattaaaacttttaattacATCCCCCAATTGGTTTTATATTCTTTTCTTTGCTACTTTAATTAGCACCCTCGTTTCTTTTTTAATGCTTGGAtatcttaaatttattaattcttttgtaatttttgaatcGTTCTTCATGATTTTATGTGTGGATTTCATTATCTCTTTTATAATAGgagagaaataaaaatttaattttaatattctttCAACAGACtcttcaaaaattaaatagtcAATTCGTAAGAGTACTAATTAGAGCAAATGAATCGTTGAATAACACAATAAAAACTCTATGTTGACTCAATTGAAGAATATAACTAGAAaatctaaattatttaattgatacttttattttatatttttaatgtatatgttttatataatttttaattaaattatacttatatttttcaattaataaaatatttattattttaaaaaattaaattattaaccgGTAAGATGTCATATATTAGCAATAGCATAACTATTGCCAAGAACGCAATCGTTGTGATCATTATTATTATCTCCTCCTCCCTCACTTGACATTCAATCAATTCCGATTCAATTTATCATTATCATCAAAATAAAACCATATCTACAAAATTTGATGTTGTCTCTAAAATGCTTACTTTGTAGGGCATTATGTCCATACATATCTTTATTAAACATTTGCGTGCAATTTTCTAGCTACTTCggaaaaaaatatcatttagaGTAGagagatttataaatttatctcttAATTTTTAAGCGGAAAGAAAAGCGtgtttgtgaaaaaaaaaattaaacatgcaattttaatagtttattgCCTTACGTATGCATATAACATTAGTATATATCAATCTGTAACTCGAGATCACACTAAAATAAGCTCAAATGCGGAAgcaattttaactttttttttctttcaaattgatCTCTTATAACTCCTTAATATATCCTTTCTCGGgtctaggggtgagcatcggtcggttcggttcggttcggttctgaATCGACCAAAACCGACCGTGCCGAATTTGTTGAAAATGGAAACCGAACCGTTctatttttcactaaaaaccgaaaatatttttgaccgaaattttcggtcggttcggttcggtttcggttttTTTAATTCGGTTTGGCCTTTGAATAATacgtaattaaaaataaactttaaaaatttaaagtaaagaCCATATATTTAACAATTATTGAATGAACAACAATTTcatttccataaataaaataaaaaaattaatattcatatTAGATGAACTTTACAAATCATAATACAACAGCATAAATTGaaattacaataaataattacagcaaaaaaatcaaattaacagACGAATACAAAATTCAATAAATCTGATTCAAAAG is a window of Mercurialis annua linkage group LG2, ddMerAnnu1.2, whole genome shotgun sequence DNA encoding:
- the LOC126668178 gene encoding uncharacterized protein LOC126668178; translation: MTIRGNSFSFQYPQLTNTNYENCSNIMKALLGSQGVWDIVENGFEPAEDEVALNQVQRHTLKKERKKDQSALTIIHHGLDDNIFKKAAINTTSMQAWETLKNSVILGERIEDVRVVENHVVVSIEESKNTETVTIDQLCGSLCAREERMNCGKQEHFSHTLITKFFSKSRGDSSTRGGRGLLRERGRGRGYGRGQGRGEHNSFNENKNQNFHRGRGRGRSNFGVYERKK